Proteins from a genomic interval of Streptomyces sp. NBC_01267:
- a CDS encoding PP2C family protein-serine/threonine phosphatase → MTEIAQTRVLILDERRDVPAGLSKALDAVGAETHTCTPGDVLAASRGRMPAVTALLANATLSPHTVRSVARRLADEGQQPTVVAYAEHDLHLLDGHVRAGSDYLLPPFHPVLVEARLRDCHQHAELNRNMEEVAAHAELLSYERELEIGREIQLGFLPDSLPSPDNWDIQVRFRPARTVAGDFYDVFELVNRRRLALVVADVCDKGVGAALFMALIRSLLRHTAEQSGLQNLIAADLMGEESGGAEHTRAIPVVGATPLLNAVVGTNSYLTRNHIKQGYFATMFFGVLDPVTGNLVYINGGHNPPVLVSGSGHEPVLLQPTGPVVGVMPDCTFSLGYAQISPGDTLFIYTDGVTEARSETGRFFGEDFLVQQLTEASVRGEELLDHMDGALSDFVGLAEQSDDITMLAVHWQAPTGGAD, encoded by the coding sequence GTGACGGAGATCGCGCAGACGAGAGTGCTGATACTGGACGAGCGGCGGGACGTTCCAGCAGGGCTGTCCAAGGCACTGGACGCCGTGGGTGCCGAGACGCACACCTGCACACCGGGCGATGTACTCGCGGCGTCGCGCGGTCGGATGCCGGCGGTGACCGCTCTGCTCGCGAACGCGACGCTGTCGCCCCACACCGTCAGGTCGGTGGCCCGAAGGCTGGCGGACGAGGGGCAGCAGCCCACCGTGGTGGCGTACGCGGAGCACGACCTGCACCTCCTCGACGGCCATGTGCGCGCGGGCTCCGACTATCTGCTGCCGCCGTTCCACCCCGTCCTGGTGGAAGCACGGCTGCGCGACTGCCATCAGCACGCCGAACTCAACCGGAACATGGAGGAGGTCGCCGCACACGCCGAACTGCTCAGCTATGAGCGGGAGTTGGAGATAGGACGGGAGATCCAGCTGGGGTTCCTGCCGGACTCGCTGCCCAGTCCCGACAACTGGGACATCCAGGTGCGCTTCAGACCGGCGCGCACCGTGGCCGGGGACTTCTACGACGTCTTCGAACTGGTCAACCGGCGCCGTCTCGCCCTCGTCGTGGCCGATGTGTGCGACAAGGGGGTCGGCGCGGCCCTGTTCATGGCCCTCATCCGCTCGCTGCTGCGACACACCGCGGAGCAGAGCGGCCTCCAGAACCTCATCGCGGCGGACCTCATGGGAGAGGAGTCCGGCGGAGCCGAGCACACGCGGGCCATCCCGGTCGTCGGCGCGACCCCGCTGCTGAACGCGGTCGTGGGCACCAACAGCTACCTGACCCGCAACCACATCAAGCAGGGCTACTTCGCCACCATGTTCTTCGGCGTCCTGGACCCGGTCACCGGCAACCTCGTCTACATCAACGGTGGGCACAACCCACCCGTCCTCGTGAGCGGAAGCGGCCACGAACCGGTGCTGCTCCAGCCGACGGGGCCGGTCGTGGGCGTCATGCCGGACTGCACCTTCTCGCTGGGCTACGCGCAGATCAGCCCCGGGGACACACTCTTCATCTACACCGACGGGGTCACCGAGGCCCGCTCGGAGACCGGGCGCTTCTTCGGGGAGGACTTCCTCGTCCAGCAGCTGACCGAGGCCAGCGTGCGCGGCGAGGAGCTGCTCGACCACATGGACGGCGCGCTCAGCGATTTCGTAGGCCTGGCCGAACAGTCCGACGACATCACGATGCTGGCCGTGCACTGGCAGGCACCGACCGGGGGCGCCGACTGA
- a CDS encoding ATP-binding protein has protein sequence MTFEFEAGGTGRAAGIVQAPECGKANALCVPATIDSLEPVTGFVLGLGKQARLTDSSLYRFRLAADELVTNIVVHGYRGEPGQITVDGGIDPGDVWVRFQDDAPAFDPRQGMREPALDVPLAERQIGGLGVFLAFTAVDTFEYELVAGRNVSTLVMRRPAVE, from the coding sequence ATGACGTTCGAATTCGAGGCCGGGGGCACCGGCAGGGCAGCGGGCATCGTGCAGGCGCCCGAGTGCGGGAAGGCGAACGCACTCTGTGTTCCCGCGACGATCGATTCACTGGAACCGGTGACCGGATTCGTTCTCGGTCTGGGCAAGCAGGCCCGCCTCACGGACAGTTCGCTGTACCGATTCCGCCTCGCCGCCGACGAACTGGTCACGAACATCGTCGTGCACGGATACCGCGGTGAGCCGGGCCAGATCACCGTGGACGGCGGGATCGACCCGGGTGACGTATGGGTCCGCTTCCAGGACGACGCCCCGGCGTTCGACCCGAGACAGGGCATGCGCGAGCCTGCGCTCGACGTGCCGCTCGCGGAGCGGCAGATCGGCGGCCTGGGCGTTTTCCTGGCGTTCACAGCGGTGGACACCTTCGAGTACGAGCTCGTCGCGGGGCGCAATGTGAGCACCCTCGTGATGCGCCGGCCGGCAGTGGAGTAG
- a CDS encoding anti-sigma factor antagonist (This anti-anti-sigma factor, or anti-sigma factor antagonist, belongs to a family that includes characterized members SpoIIAA, RsbV, RsfA, and RsfB.), translating into MAFDVTLRINDKVATIQLTGELDASTAGEFHATVGRAAGEGAVELVIRAEQLDYLSSAGLRSLVFARQKMGDEVRIAIVGASEPVARTIRLAGFDHSIDLVDA; encoded by the coding sequence GTGGCTTTCGACGTGACGCTGAGGATCAACGACAAGGTCGCCACCATCCAACTCACGGGTGAGCTGGATGCGTCGACGGCGGGCGAGTTCCACGCGACGGTCGGCCGGGCGGCCGGGGAGGGCGCCGTCGAACTGGTCATCCGCGCCGAGCAGCTCGACTACTTGTCCAGCGCGGGCCTGCGGTCCCTGGTCTTCGCCCGCCAGAAGATGGGCGACGAGGTGCGCATCGCCATCGTGGGCGCGTCCGAGCCGGTGGCGCGGACCATCCGGCTCGCCGGATTCGACCACAGCATCGATCTCGTGGACGCCTGA
- the glgX gene encoding glycogen debranching protein GlgX, giving the protein MSTQDIRERIDAFPTHRIGPYRVRAGRPFPYGATPVPGGVNFSVYSDGATTMSLVLFEKGATRPSAELEFPPEFRIGSVYAMTVFELDTENLEYGFRADGPFDPERGDRFDAGQVLSDPYARLISGREVWGREPDWDNVYHYRAQVLNDDFDWDGDRPLRIPAEDLVIYETHVRGFTRHTSSKVSAPGTYAGMREKIPYLRELGINCLELLPVFEFDELDNPRTDPVTGERLYNYWGYNTVSFFAPKAGYAATGPFGMQADEFKSLVKELHKAGIEVVLDVVFNHTAEGNEQGPTISFRGLDNATYYMLTPRGEYYNFSGTGNTVNCNHPVVRDFVLSCLRHWVAEYHIDGFRFDLAAILDRAPDGTPLPNPPLLEQLAYDPVLRHTKLIAEAWDAAGLYQVGNFPNYGRWSEWNGKYRDAVRRFVKGEPGLVGELATRMAGSPDLYQGRTSSASVNFITAHDGFTLADLVSYNDKHNEANGEDNNDGANDNNSWNCGEEGPSASAHVRELRMRQMKNLLTILLTSQGIPMILAGDEVGRTQLGNNNTYCQDNDLSWFDWELVKANADLLDFARALIAFRHAHPVLRSSDHPTGTDRVGSGYPDVSWHGVRAWAPDWAGHGRVLAMMRCGRHAKGGSVADDHVYVAVNAHWESHDLELPTLPDGQRWHLFADTGTAVHRLGGEPELEHPGRFHLGAHSSVVLVGRAAHRTTP; this is encoded by the coding sequence ATGAGCACACAGGACATCCGGGAGCGCATCGACGCCTTTCCGACGCATCGGATCGGCCCGTACCGGGTCAGGGCCGGCCGGCCCTTCCCGTACGGCGCCACCCCGGTGCCCGGCGGAGTCAACTTCTCGGTCTACTCCGACGGCGCGACCACGATGAGCCTGGTGCTCTTCGAAAAGGGCGCCACACGGCCCAGCGCCGAACTGGAGTTCCCACCGGAGTTCCGCATCGGCAGCGTGTACGCCATGACGGTCTTCGAGCTCGACACGGAGAACCTGGAGTACGGGTTCCGCGCCGACGGGCCCTTCGACCCGGAGCGCGGCGACCGCTTCGACGCCGGTCAGGTGCTCAGCGACCCCTACGCGCGGCTGATCTCCGGGCGCGAGGTGTGGGGCCGGGAGCCGGACTGGGACAACGTCTACCACTACCGCGCGCAGGTGCTGAACGACGACTTCGACTGGGACGGCGACCGGCCGCTGCGCATTCCCGCCGAGGATCTCGTGATCTACGAGACGCACGTCCGCGGCTTCACCCGGCACACCTCCTCGAAGGTGTCGGCGCCGGGCACGTACGCCGGAATGCGGGAGAAGATCCCGTACCTGCGCGAGCTGGGCATCAACTGCCTCGAACTGCTCCCCGTGTTCGAGTTCGACGAGCTGGACAACCCGCGCACCGATCCGGTGACCGGTGAGCGGCTGTACAACTACTGGGGCTACAACACGGTCTCGTTCTTCGCCCCCAAGGCGGGCTACGCCGCCACCGGCCCGTTCGGCATGCAGGCCGACGAGTTCAAGTCGCTGGTCAAGGAGTTGCACAAGGCCGGGATCGAAGTCGTGCTCGACGTGGTCTTCAACCACACGGCCGAAGGCAACGAACAGGGCCCGACCATCTCGTTCCGCGGCCTCGACAACGCCACGTACTACATGCTCACGCCACGCGGCGAGTACTACAACTTCAGTGGCACCGGCAACACCGTCAACTGCAACCACCCCGTGGTCCGGGACTTCGTGCTCTCCTGCCTGCGGCACTGGGTCGCCGAGTACCACATCGACGGATTCCGATTCGACCTGGCGGCCATCCTCGACCGGGCCCCGGACGGCACCCCGCTGCCCAACCCACCGCTGCTCGAACAGCTGGCGTACGACCCGGTCCTGCGTCACACGAAGCTGATCGCCGAGGCGTGGGACGCGGCCGGGCTCTACCAGGTGGGCAACTTTCCCAACTATGGCCGCTGGTCGGAGTGGAACGGGAAGTACCGCGACGCGGTCCGGCGCTTCGTCAAGGGCGAGCCGGGCCTGGTCGGTGAGCTGGCGACCCGGATGGCCGGTTCGCCGGACCTGTACCAGGGACGGACCTCGTCCGCGTCGGTCAACTTCATCACCGCTCACGACGGTTTCACCCTGGCCGACCTGGTCTCGTACAACGACAAGCACAACGAGGCCAACGGCGAGGACAACAACGACGGGGCCAACGACAACAACAGCTGGAACTGCGGCGAGGAGGGGCCCAGCGCCTCCGCGCACGTCCGTGAGCTGCGCATGCGGCAGATGAAGAATCTGCTGACGATCCTGCTGACGAGTCAGGGCATTCCGATGATCCTGGCCGGCGACGAGGTCGGCCGCACCCAGCTGGGCAACAACAACACCTACTGCCAGGACAACGACCTGTCCTGGTTCGACTGGGAACTCGTCAAGGCCAACGCCGACCTCCTGGATTTCGCACGGGCGCTGATCGCCTTCCGGCACGCGCACCCGGTGCTGCGTTCGAGCGACCACCCGACCGGTACGGACCGGGTCGGCAGCGGCTATCCCGACGTCAGCTGGCACGGGGTGCGCGCATGGGCTCCGGACTGGGCCGGCCACGGCAGGGTGCTCGCGATGATGCGATGCGGCAGGCACGCCAAGGGCGGAAGCGTGGCCGACGACCACGTGTACGTCGCCGTGAACGCGCACTGGGAGTCGCACGACCTGGAGCTGCCGACGCTGCCCGACGGGCAGCGTTGGCACCTTTTCGCAGACACGGGCACTGCCGTTCACCGCCTCGGCGGCGAGCCGGAGCTCGAACACCCCGGGCGCTTCCATCTGGGAGCCCACTCCTCGGTCGTCCTCGTGGGCCGCGCGGCTCACCGGACGACCCCATGA
- a CDS encoding STAS domain-containing protein, which translates to MTVKVSSQVLPGATVVALEGEINSTTSGGLQSQLLPFIGQGTVVLIDLTGISYISSAGLRTLLIVHRHAQQLDAEITLVGLSEEVSFVMSATGFLDFFRIAEDLDAELERTGR; encoded by the coding sequence ATGACCGTCAAGGTCAGCTCGCAGGTGCTCCCCGGTGCCACCGTCGTCGCCCTGGAGGGCGAGATCAACTCCACCACCTCCGGCGGACTGCAGTCCCAGCTGCTGCCGTTCATCGGGCAGGGAACCGTGGTCCTGATCGACCTCACCGGTATCTCGTACATCTCGAGTGCCGGCCTGCGCACCCTGCTCATCGTGCACCGCCACGCCCAGCAGCTGGATGCCGAGATCACTCTGGTCGGTCTCTCCGAGGAGGTCTCGTTTGTCATGTCCGCAACGGGGTTCCTGGACTTCTTCAGGATCGCCGAGGACCTGGACGCCGAGCTGGAACGCACGGGCCGATGA
- a CDS encoding AGE family epimerase/isomerase, producing the protein MSESARNVDFTFSDTVAGRVAGFDREARAFSVVTADGRSFEVSLDGGPSAELLHNLGEPYQDATSHIDELLTEGAFVLAHGIFYPHSETLRFEAKRLIFMGRDPEDFRFEEAGWWIRQIKEIAGFYRKAQFGDGPVDFGAYRTEIRLGGDKTASHVQETDTISRLVYGMASAFLLTGDDEYLEVAERGTEYLREHMRFVDTDENVVYWYHGLKVDGDTEKKLFTSEFSDDYDALPAYEQIYALAGPVQTYRITGDPRIKADADATIRLFDRFYLDPEEGGYFSHIDPILLSPHHSSLGPNEGRKNWNSVGDHAPAYLINLYLATGERKYADMLEYTFDTIVEHFPDLKNSPFVQERFHKDWSPDTTHGWQQNRAVVGHNLKIAWNLMRMNALRPKDVYLQTALSLGESMPEVGSDRQRGGWYDVVERIKVDGEERFRFAWHDRKAWWQQEQAILAYLILHGITGRVDFRSEARDAQSFYNAFFLDHDEGAVYFNTMANGLPYLLGVERLKGSHSMSMYHSAELCYLAAVYNNLLAGGKAMDFWFKPDPALIEDRILRVAPDLLPAGTVRIAAVEVDGEEHTDFNAQALTVLLPETSGRVKVRVRLAPNSRTEVTG; encoded by the coding sequence ATGTCAGAGAGTGCCAGGAACGTCGACTTCACCTTCTCGGACACCGTCGCGGGGCGCGTGGCGGGCTTCGACCGCGAGGCCCGTGCCTTCTCCGTGGTCACCGCCGACGGCCGGTCCTTCGAGGTCAGCCTCGACGGTGGTCCCAGCGCCGAGCTGCTGCACAATCTGGGTGAGCCCTATCAGGACGCCACGAGCCACATCGACGAGCTGCTCACCGAGGGCGCCTTCGTCCTCGCCCACGGCATCTTCTACCCGCACAGCGAGACGCTGCGCTTCGAGGCGAAGCGGCTGATCTTCATGGGGCGTGACCCGGAAGACTTCCGCTTCGAGGAGGCCGGCTGGTGGATCCGGCAGATCAAGGAGATAGCCGGCTTCTACCGCAAGGCCCAGTTCGGTGACGGACCCGTCGACTTCGGTGCCTACCGCACGGAGATCCGGCTCGGCGGCGACAAGACCGCCAGCCACGTGCAGGAGACGGACACCATCTCGCGGCTCGTCTACGGCATGGCCTCCGCCTTCCTGCTCACCGGTGACGACGAGTACCTCGAGGTCGCCGAGCGCGGCACCGAGTACCTGCGCGAGCACATGCGGTTCGTGGACACGGACGAGAACGTCGTGTACTGGTACCACGGCCTCAAGGTCGACGGCGACACCGAGAAGAAGCTGTTCACGTCCGAGTTCTCCGACGACTACGACGCGCTTCCCGCCTATGAGCAGATCTACGCGCTGGCCGGGCCCGTGCAGACCTACCGGATCACCGGCGACCCCCGGATCAAGGCGGACGCGGACGCCACCATCAGGCTCTTCGACCGCTTCTACCTGGACCCCGAAGAGGGCGGCTACTTCTCGCACATCGACCCGATCCTGCTCAGCCCCCACCACTCCTCGCTCGGCCCCAACGAGGGGCGGAAGAACTGGAACTCGGTCGGTGACCACGCGCCCGCGTATCTGATCAACCTGTACCTGGCAACCGGCGAACGGAAGTACGCCGACATGCTGGAGTACACCTTCGACACGATCGTCGAGCACTTCCCCGACCTCAAGAACAGCCCGTTCGTGCAGGAACGGTTCCACAAGGACTGGTCGCCCGACACCACCCACGGATGGCAGCAGAACCGCGCGGTCGTCGGGCACAACCTGAAGATCGCCTGGAACCTGATGCGCATGAACGCCCTGCGCCCCAAGGACGTCTATCTCCAGACGGCCCTCTCCCTGGGCGAGTCCATGCCCGAGGTCGGCAGCGACCGCCAGCGGGGCGGCTGGTACGACGTGGTGGAACGCATCAAGGTGGACGGCGAGGAAAGGTTCCGCTTCGCCTGGCACGACCGCAAGGCATGGTGGCAGCAGGAGCAGGCGATCCTCGCCTATCTGATCCTGCACGGAATCACCGGGCGGGTGGACTTCCGCTCCGAGGCGCGCGACGCCCAGTCGTTCTACAACGCGTTCTTCCTCGACCACGACGAGGGCGCCGTCTACTTCAACACCATGGCCAACGGCCTGCCCTACCTTCTCGGTGTCGAGCGCCTCAAGGGCAGCCACTCGATGTCGATGTACCACTCCGCCGAGCTGTGCTACCTGGCAGCCGTCTACAACAACCTGCTCGCGGGCGGCAAGGCGATGGACTTCTGGTTCAAGCCCGACCCCGCCCTGATCGAGGACCGCATCCTGCGGGTCGCTCCCGACCTGCTGCCGGCCGGAACGGTCCGCATCGCGGCCGTGGAGGTCGACGGCGAGGAGCACACCGATTTCAACGCGCAGGCCCTGACCGTGCTCCTGCCCGAGACCTCGGGCCGGGTCAAGGTCAGGGTCCGCCTCGCGCCCAACTCCCGCACGGAGGTGACGGGATGA
- a CDS encoding DJ-1/PfpI family protein yields MADVPSRDGVLSGRKIAILTESDFYEPEIAYYQRRFAEEGAQVDFVTRMWGNKSITFTGHEYRAPLTVTRSLEDLNDRRLREYSALIVPSGMVADRLRYTEDVEQLAPATDLLRRAFARSGVVKGIICHGMWLASSIPYVVRGRKVVCHNNLLGDVRNMGAHYVDQDVVVDGDLVTARTGDHCHLFARTIIDELVLRGV; encoded by the coding sequence GTGGCTGACGTACCGTCCCGTGACGGGGTGCTCAGCGGGCGGAAGATCGCGATCCTGACAGAGAGCGACTTCTACGAGCCCGAAATCGCCTACTACCAGCGCCGGTTCGCCGAGGAAGGCGCGCAGGTCGACTTCGTCACCAGGATGTGGGGCAACAAGTCGATCACCTTCACCGGCCATGAGTACCGGGCCCCACTGACGGTGACACGCAGTCTGGAGGATCTGAACGACCGGAGGCTGCGCGAGTACAGCGCGCTGATCGTGCCTTCCGGGATGGTCGCCGACCGGCTGCGCTACACCGAGGACGTCGAACAACTCGCCCCCGCCACCGACCTGTTGCGCCGGGCCTTCGCCCGGTCGGGCGTGGTCAAGGGGATCATCTGCCACGGCATGTGGCTGGCCTCGTCGATTCCGTACGTCGTGCGCGGACGCAAGGTGGTCTGCCACAACAACCTCCTGGGCGACGTACGGAACATGGGCGCCCACTACGTCGACCAGGACGTCGTCGTCGACGGGGACCTGGTGACCGCCCGCACCGGCGACCACTGCCATCTGTTCGCCAGGACCATCATCGACGAACTCGTACTGCGAGGTGTGTGA
- a CDS encoding thiamine pyrophosphate-binding protein, translated as MARQGNAAIIEQFIADGIPFMFGNPGTVEQGLLDALEDYGDLQYILTLQETVAVGIADGYARATGRPALLQLHSGVGLGNAIGMLYQAKRGHSPILTIAGESGVRYESMDAQMAVDLVAMAKPVTKYATRVTDPRSVLRVLRRAMKLAMTPPMGPVFVALPLDVLDALNTEQIVPTSAPSTRSVPADTLVEQAARLLTGAERPVVLVGDGVSASGAQEELVRVAEQLGADIYGVNYSEVNLDVTHPLYQGDLGHMFGAVSTAAVKDADAVLIVGTYTFPEVFPDTGDPFRADARIVHIDLDDYEIAKNHPVTLGLVADPKETLSALSAHLVHKLSELDQVAASERLQARRAELPTEVADDGSLLHAFLRELAAQVPDDVMIFDEALTASGALAAHLPGRRPGHWFSTRGGSLGVGIPGAMGIKLAHPDKTVIGFTGDGGSMYTFQALYTAVRHGIGAKFVVCNNRSYKLLDNNIDQYWRERDVAPHAYPTPFDLSHPDLGFAQIAEGFGVEALRVDDHSQVDQAVKRMLADDKPFLIDLRTTEGGDRG; from the coding sequence ATGGCCAGGCAGGGCAATGCGGCGATCATCGAGCAGTTCATCGCCGACGGAATTCCCTTCATGTTCGGCAATCCAGGAACGGTCGAGCAGGGATTACTGGACGCGCTGGAGGACTACGGCGACCTTCAGTACATCCTGACCCTGCAGGAGACCGTCGCGGTGGGAATCGCGGACGGCTACGCCCGAGCCACGGGCCGGCCCGCACTCCTGCAGCTGCACAGCGGGGTGGGTCTCGGCAACGCCATCGGCATGCTCTACCAGGCCAAGCGCGGTCACTCGCCGATCCTGACGATCGCGGGTGAGTCGGGCGTCCGGTACGAGTCCATGGACGCCCAGATGGCCGTCGACCTGGTAGCCATGGCGAAGCCCGTGACCAAGTACGCGACCCGGGTCACCGACCCGCGCTCGGTGCTGCGGGTGCTGCGGCGGGCGATGAAGCTGGCGATGACGCCTCCGATGGGCCCGGTCTTCGTGGCGCTTCCTCTCGATGTGCTCGACGCCCTCAACACCGAGCAGATCGTGCCGACGTCCGCGCCCAGTACCCGCAGCGTCCCGGCCGACACGCTCGTGGAGCAGGCAGCGCGGTTGCTGACCGGTGCCGAGAGGCCGGTCGTCCTCGTGGGCGACGGCGTCTCGGCATCCGGCGCCCAGGAGGAACTGGTACGGGTGGCCGAGCAGCTGGGCGCCGACATCTACGGCGTCAACTACTCCGAGGTGAACCTGGACGTCACGCACCCGCTCTACCAGGGCGACCTGGGCCACATGTTCGGCGCCGTCAGTACGGCCGCGGTCAAGGACGCGGACGCGGTCCTGATCGTCGGCACGTACACCTTCCCGGAGGTCTTCCCGGACACCGGTGATCCCTTCCGTGCGGACGCCCGCATCGTTCACATCGATCTCGACGACTACGAGATAGCCAAGAACCACCCGGTCACCCTGGGTCTGGTCGCCGATCCGAAGGAGACGCTCTCCGCGCTCTCCGCGCACCTGGTCCACAAGCTCTCCGAGCTCGACCAGGTGGCGGCATCCGAACGTCTCCAGGCCCGCCGCGCGGAGCTGCCCACCGAGGTGGCGGACGACGGGTCGCTGCTCCACGCCTTCCTGCGGGAACTGGCCGCCCAGGTCCCCGACGACGTGATGATCTTCGACGAGGCGCTGACCGCCTCCGGTGCGCTCGCCGCCCACCTGCCGGGCCGCCGGCCGGGCCACTGGTTCTCGACGCGCGGAGGTTCGCTCGGTGTCGGCATCCCCGGAGCGATGGGGATCAAGCTGGCCCACCCGGACAAGACCGTGATCGGCTTCACCGGCGACGGCGGATCCATGTACACCTTCCAGGCGCTCTACACGGCCGTACGGCACGGCATCGGAGCAAAGTTCGTCGTCTGCAACAACCGCAGCTACAAGCTGCTCGACAACAACATCGATCAGTACTGGCGGGAGCGGGACGTCGCTCCGCACGCGTACCCGACGCCGTTCGATCTCTCCCACCCCGATCTGGGTTTCGCGCAGATCGCCGAGGGATTCGGAGTCGAGGCCCTGCGGGTCGACGACCACAGTCAGGTCGACCAGGCGGTCAAGCGGATGCTCGCGGACGACAAGCCGTTTCTCATCGATCTGCGGACCACCGAAGGGGGAGACCGTGGCTGA
- a CDS encoding type 1 glutamine amidotransferase domain-containing protein, translating to MTRKNAKKILVILSEYGYWGEELVGPLHHFDQRGYEVEFATPTGKRAHALPPSMDPEYVDPPLGRSVTSEEVAKLTQEVDASRRLDNPIDIRSWIPERPYTADDDYLRKLEAYHRAVDAVAQELDDYDALLIVGGSGPVVDLANNERVHQIILSFLRADKPIAAECYGVAPLAFAREWEDRKSIIWGKHVTGHCKEYDYKDGTGFLGTDFVIGPPPYPLEYILRDATGPEGRYIGNFGKETSVIVDYPFITGRSTPDSYLTGEKVVEVLEDGLRRFGW from the coding sequence GTGACCAGGAAGAACGCCAAGAAGATCCTCGTGATCCTGTCGGAGTACGGCTACTGGGGCGAAGAGCTCGTGGGGCCGCTGCACCACTTCGACCAGCGGGGCTACGAGGTGGAGTTCGCCACCCCGACCGGGAAGCGCGCGCACGCGCTGCCGCCGTCGATGGACCCCGAGTACGTCGACCCGCCGCTTGGCCGCTCGGTCACCTCCGAGGAGGTCGCGAAGCTCACCCAGGAGGTCGACGCCTCCAGGCGCCTGGACAACCCGATCGACATCCGCAGCTGGATCCCGGAGCGCCCCTACACGGCGGACGACGACTACCTGCGCAAGCTGGAGGCCTACCACCGGGCGGTCGACGCGGTGGCCCAGGAGCTCGACGACTACGACGCGCTGCTCATCGTCGGTGGCTCCGGCCCGGTCGTGGACCTCGCCAACAACGAGCGGGTGCACCAGATCATCCTGTCCTTCCTGCGCGCCGACAAGCCGATCGCGGCCGAGTGCTACGGCGTCGCGCCGCTCGCCTTCGCCCGCGAATGGGAGGACCGCAAGTCCATCATCTGGGGCAAGCACGTCACGGGGCACTGCAAGGAGTACGACTACAAGGACGGGACCGGGTTCCTCGGCACCGACTTCGTGATCGGTCCGCCGCCCTACCCGCTGGAGTACATCCTGCGCGACGCCACGGGGCCCGAGGGCCGTTATATCGGGAACTTCGGCAAAGAGACCTCCGTGATCGTAGACTACCCGTTCATCACCGGGCGTTCGACGCCGGATTCCTATCTGACCGGGGAAAAGGTCGTCGAGGTGCTCGAGGACGGCCTGCGCCGCTTCGGTTGGTAA
- a CDS encoding EthD domain-containing protein, whose protein sequence is MIHQFILAAPKPGMTAQEFQDYWVNVHAVQYASKIPQIRKYMVDTVVGIEGNLGEPALPHQGIAEIFLANGEEQLASLQTEEFLQGARLDEPNWAAFWQTIVVDTTAHEIVPGPPPARGQEWVKLTVLQKRRPGLSLDDYRKQTLDSYASVVKGIPGLRRYLHAHTVDGAYVFGEAAFDSVEQLWFDDVNALEEVLRSPYFTEQVKAARDEIVDEKYVFSLAAKENWIIGPQAR, encoded by the coding sequence ATGATCCACCAGTTCATTCTGGCGGCGCCCAAGCCGGGCATGACCGCACAGGAATTCCAGGACTACTGGGTTAATGTCCACGCGGTGCAGTACGCATCGAAGATTCCGCAGATCCGCAAGTACATGGTCGATACGGTCGTGGGCATCGAGGGAAACCTGGGTGAGCCGGCGCTGCCCCACCAGGGCATCGCGGAGATCTTCCTGGCCAACGGGGAAGAGCAGTTGGCCTCGCTGCAGACCGAGGAGTTCCTGCAGGGTGCCCGCCTGGACGAGCCCAACTGGGCCGCGTTCTGGCAGACCATCGTCGTCGACACCACCGCCCACGAGATCGTTCCCGGCCCGCCGCCGGCCAGGGGGCAGGAGTGGGTCAAGCTCACCGTGCTGCAGAAGCGGCGGCCGGGCCTGTCCCTCGACGACTACCGCAAGCAGACCCTCGACTCGTACGCCTCGGTCGTCAAGGGAATCCCAGGGCTGCGGCGCTATCTGCACGCCCACACCGTGGACGGCGCCTACGTCTTCGGCGAAGCGGCGTTCGACAGTGTCGAGCAGCTGTGGTTCGACGACGTGAACGCGCTGGAGGAAGTGCTGCGCTCGCCCTACTTCACCGAGCAGGTGAAGGCCGCGCGCGACGAGATCGTCGACGAGAAGTACGTCTTCTCCCTCGCGGCGAAGGAGAACTGGATCATCGGCCCGCAGGCCCGCTGA